From a single Paenibacillus sp. FSL W8-0426 genomic region:
- a CDS encoding GerAB/ArcD/ProY family transporter, whose translation MNKETSITPGQLFFLIIKFEIGVDILSLPYRMHLLSKGGGWISVILGGLLIQLIMLMCWFLLRRFPGSSIYEITSRITGRWIGKLLVVAYIAYYLLMGTSVLVNAQDVINRWMFQNTPRWAILALFMLGSIYLIRQNLRVIARVLVLISFLIVPMMVLISYGIKETNLLYILPLTEAGWPKIISGSTETLMAMFGFEFILVVFPMVQGNNVGKLKAIAAANAVVVLLYGFTVLICSTAFSPEQLGLMPEPIVYLLRSIPLGTMDRVDYLFLPIWLISIFGSISGYYYAASYGLSYLLKQKNHRKSVPYIVVASCVIAYLPRQQQHLDLIGSIANNSAYFFLVALPLLLLLLSYMFNRKEETKP comes from the coding sequence GTGAATAAAGAAACGAGCATAACACCGGGACAATTGTTTTTTCTGATCATCAAATTCGAAATCGGCGTGGATATTCTTTCCCTCCCCTATCGGATGCACCTGCTGTCCAAGGGGGGCGGCTGGATCTCCGTGATCCTTGGCGGCCTGCTAATCCAGTTGATCATGCTCATGTGCTGGTTTCTGCTGCGCCGATTCCCCGGTTCCTCCATCTATGAGATCACGAGCCGGATTACCGGACGATGGATCGGGAAACTGCTGGTTGTCGCGTACATTGCCTATTATTTGTTAATGGGTACTTCGGTGCTCGTAAATGCGCAGGACGTCATCAACCGCTGGATGTTTCAGAATACCCCGCGATGGGCCATACTGGCTCTTTTCATGTTAGGCAGCATTTATCTGATCCGGCAAAATCTGCGCGTCATCGCTCGGGTTCTCGTGCTGATCTCGTTCCTGATCGTCCCCATGATGGTTCTGATCAGCTATGGCATCAAGGAAACCAACCTGCTGTACATTCTCCCCTTGACGGAAGCGGGATGGCCTAAAATTATCAGCGGATCTACCGAAACGCTCATGGCCATGTTCGGTTTCGAGTTCATTCTCGTCGTCTTTCCCATGGTACAAGGAAATAACGTCGGCAAGCTGAAAGCCATTGCTGCAGCCAATGCCGTCGTTGTGCTGTTGTATGGCTTTACCGTTCTGATCTGCTCGACGGCATTCAGCCCGGAGCAGCTTGGTCTGATGCCGGAACCTATCGTATATTTGCTCCGCTCCATCCCGCTGGGAACGATGGACCGGGTCGATTACTTGTTTCTCCCGATTTGGCTCATCTCGATCTTCGGTTCAATCAGCGGTTACTATTATGCGGCTTCTTATGGACTCAGCTATTTACTCAAACAGAAGAATCACCGGAAGTCCGTACCTTACATCGTCGTCGCTTCTTGCGTGATTGCCTACTTGCCGCGGCAGCAGCAGCATTTGGATTTGATCGGCAGCATCGCGAACAATTCCGCTTATTTTTTCCTTGTCGCCCTGCCTCTGCTCTTATTGCTGCTGTCCTATATGTTCAACAGAAAAGAGGAAACCAAGCCATGA
- a CDS encoding VOC family protein produces MKPRITVLTLGVDNLERSLAFYRDGLGFPTEGIVGQQFEHGAVAFFDLQPGLRLAVWSRKDIAHDTGLPLTPSSPVTFTIGHNVGSKEEVDQAMEQARKAGASIAVEAHDTFWGGYSGYFQDPDGHLWEIVWNPQWEAEA; encoded by the coding sequence ATGAAACCACGAATCACGGTGCTCACTTTGGGTGTGGATAATTTGGAAAGATCGCTTGCATTTTACCGCGATGGGCTTGGATTTCCGACAGAAGGTATCGTAGGGCAGCAGTTTGAGCACGGTGCAGTTGCCTTTTTTGATTTGCAGCCAGGGTTGAGATTGGCCGTTTGGAGCCGAAAAGATATTGCTCATGACACGGGTCTTCCGCTAACGCCTTCAAGTCCGGTCACGTTTACGATCGGGCACAACGTGGGCAGCAAAGAAGAAGTGGACCAGGCGATGGAGCAGGCGCGGAAAGCTGGAGCAAGCATTGCGGTGGAGGCGCATGACACGTTCTGGGGCGGATATTCAGGTTATTTCCAGGACCCTGACGGTCATCTGTGGGAGATTGTCTGGAATCCGCAGTGGGAAGCTGAAGCATAA
- a CDS encoding aldo/keto reductase: MEYVKLGNTGLDVSRICLGCMGFGDPDRWIHKWVLTEENSRPIIKQALEMGINFFDTANVYSLGASEEIVGRALNDYANRDEVVIATKVHGRMHQGPNGGGLSRKAIMSEIDKSLKRLGTDYVDLYQIHRWDYDTPIEETMEAMHDVVKAGKARYIGASAMYAFQFLKALNVAERNGWTRFVSMQNHLNLLYREEEREMMPLCREEKIGVIPYSPLASGRLTRDPEATTLRSETDQIQKSKYDAMANTDRVIVERVAEIASNRGVSRSQIAMAWLLQKEPVTAPIVGATKASHLKEAEAALTVKLTADEVAFLEEPYVPHPVVGPNAGK; this comes from the coding sequence ATGGAATATGTAAAGCTGGGTAATACCGGTCTGGATGTATCGCGCATATGTCTGGGCTGCATGGGATTCGGAGATCCGGATCGCTGGATCCACAAGTGGGTGCTTACAGAGGAAAACAGCCGTCCAATCATCAAGCAAGCGTTGGAAATGGGCATCAACTTTTTTGATACGGCCAATGTTTACTCGCTCGGAGCCAGTGAGGAAATCGTCGGACGGGCGCTGAACGATTATGCCAACCGGGACGAAGTCGTGATCGCGACCAAGGTGCATGGGCGAATGCATCAAGGACCTAACGGCGGCGGATTATCGCGCAAAGCCATCATGAGCGAAATAGACAAGAGCTTGAAACGGCTGGGCACGGACTATGTCGATTTATACCAGATTCACCGTTGGGACTACGATACGCCGATCGAGGAAACGATGGAAGCCATGCACGATGTCGTGAAGGCAGGCAAAGCCAGATATATCGGGGCTTCGGCGATGTACGCATTCCAGTTTCTGAAAGCATTGAACGTTGCGGAACGTAACGGCTGGACCCGGTTCGTCTCCATGCAGAATCACCTCAATTTGCTCTATCGTGAGGAAGAGCGAGAGATGATGCCACTGTGCAGAGAGGAAAAGATTGGCGTGATTCCATACAGTCCACTCGCTTCGGGACGGCTTACGCGTGATCCGGAAGCGACGACGCTGCGTTCGGAAACGGATCAGATCCAGAAGTCCAAATACGATGCGATGGCAAATACCGATCGCGTGATCGTGGAACGTGTGGCCGAGATCGCATCCAATCGCGGCGTTTCTCGTTCCCAGATTGCCATGGCCTGGTTGCTGCAAAAAGAGCCCGTAACGGCGCCGATCGTGGGTGCAACCAAAGCGTCGCACCTGAAAGAAGCCGAAGCGGCGCTGACCGTCAAGCTGACTGCGGACGAGGTCGCCTTCCTCGAGGAACCTTACGTGCCTCATCCCGTCGTTGGACCGAATGCAGGAAAATAA
- a CDS encoding sugar O-acetyltransferase: MTEKEKAAQGWLYDNNNDPQLVAERLQAKELCYDYNHLRPGMLEERESIIRRLFAKTGDKFLIEQPFVCDQGYNIEIGENFYCNHNAVMLDAGKITFGDNVFVAPNCGFYTAGHPIDVEQRNRGLEIALPIAIGNNVWIGGGVSILPGVTIGDNTVIGAGSVVTKNIPSGVIAAGNPCRVIREITEEDKHKYPKR; this comes from the coding sequence ATGACCGAAAAAGAGAAAGCGGCCCAAGGATGGCTGTACGACAACAACAACGATCCCCAGTTGGTTGCGGAACGTTTGCAGGCGAAAGAACTGTGTTATGACTATAATCATCTCCGTCCAGGCATGTTGGAGGAGCGGGAAAGCATAATTCGCCGGCTTTTTGCCAAGACCGGGGACAAATTTTTGATCGAGCAGCCCTTCGTATGCGATCAAGGATACAACATCGAAATCGGCGAAAACTTCTATTGCAACCATAATGCCGTCATGCTTGACGCAGGTAAAATCACATTTGGCGACAATGTGTTCGTTGCACCGAACTGCGGTTTTTACACGGCAGGACACCCGATTGACGTCGAGCAGCGCAATCGAGGACTTGAAATCGCTTTGCCCATTGCCATAGGAAACAACGTGTGGATCGGCGGTGGCGTTTCCATTCTGCCTGGCGTCACCATCGGCGACAACACCGTGATCGGAGCGGGAAGCGTGGTCACCAAAAATATTCCTTCAGGGGTTATCGCCGCAGGTAATCCGTGCCGGGTCATCCGGGAAATTACGGAAGAGGACAAACATAAATACCCGAAAAGGTAA
- a CDS encoding Gfo/Idh/MocA family oxidoreductase, whose product MLTIGYIGNGKSTNRYHLPFVLTRDHMKVKTIYSRHPEKSEWERIPGIEYTDQLERMMSDPDIRLIVVCTHTDTHYDYAKMALDHGKHVLVEKPFMMTHEEAVSIFNYAREKNLLVQCYQNRRYDSDFLTAQKVLQSGKLGELLEVEMHFDYFRPEIPESTTHFSYLSSYLYGHGCHTIDQVVSWFGKPERVHCDVRQLLGQGRMNDYFDLDLYYGALKVSIKSSFFRLKERPSFVLYGKKGVFVKQTKDRQEEHLKLFYLPEGHDDFGVDLPEHYGTLTYVDEEGVYHEEKVVSERGDYGRVYEDLYNAIFYGSPKMIRDEETLWNMEMLEAAIQGCK is encoded by the coding sequence ATGTTAACTATCGGATATATCGGAAACGGAAAAAGCACCAATCGCTATCATTTGCCGTTTGTCCTGACACGGGACCATATGAAAGTCAAAACCATCTACTCCCGCCACCCGGAGAAAAGTGAATGGGAACGAATTCCAGGCATCGAGTATACGGACCAGCTTGAACGCATGATGAGCGATCCGGACATCCGGTTAATCGTAGTGTGCACGCATACGGATACGCATTATGATTACGCAAAAATGGCGTTGGACCACGGCAAGCACGTGTTGGTCGAAAAACCGTTCATGATGACGCATGAAGAGGCTGTGTCCATTTTCAATTACGCGCGGGAGAAGAACCTGCTGGTTCAATGTTATCAGAATCGCCGATACGATTCGGATTTTCTGACTGCACAAAAGGTGCTGCAGAGCGGAAAGCTGGGGGAATTGCTGGAAGTGGAAATGCACTTCGATTATTTTCGGCCAGAGATCCCGGAATCGACCACGCATTTTTCCTATCTATCCAGTTATCTGTATGGCCATGGCTGCCACACCATTGATCAGGTTGTGTCCTGGTTCGGAAAACCCGAACGCGTTCATTGCGACGTGAGACAATTGCTCGGACAGGGGAGGATGAATGATTATTTTGATCTGGACCTGTACTACGGCGCACTGAAGGTGTCGATCAAATCGAGTTTTTTCCGGCTGAAGGAGCGGCCGAGCTTTGTGCTTTACGGCAAAAAGGGCGTTTTCGTCAAACAAACCAAGGATCGGCAAGAAGAGCATTTGAAGCTGTTTTATCTACCCGAAGGACATGACGACTTCGGTGTGGATCTGCCTGAACATTATGGAACGCTGACCTATGTGGATGAGGAAGGTGTTTATCATGAGGAGAAAGTGGTATCTGAGCGCGGGGATTATGGACGAGTGTATGAGGACCTCTATAATGCCATTTTTTATGGCTCTCCCAAAATGATCCGCGACGAGGAAACGCTCTGGAACATGGAAATGCTGGAGGCCGCCATCCAAGGATGCAAGTAG
- a CDS encoding MurR/RpiR family transcriptional regulator: protein MKLLHQLKQMNDFTVNEQSIASYILRHQESCLSLSVQELAQATFTSHSTVVRLTQKLGLTGFKEFKIKLARELQDNLHQINSVDANMPFQLYESPIQISKDIAELMKETIDRTFAMLDGELLNRSALLLHKAKRILIFALGDSLIRAKSFQNRMYKINQYVVIATEVSDWAYHMVNMTSEDCAIFLTYHNKSPIFLKAARHFRHIRTPTVTITASIQSELARLSTICIQVPNDEVHHAKIGTFSSQIALEYALNALYSCIYQINYANHKQAMLDSVAIFRSFDMMNDV, encoded by the coding sequence ATGAAATTGCTGCATCAATTGAAGCAAATGAACGATTTTACGGTTAATGAACAAAGCATTGCGTCTTATATTTTGCGGCATCAGGAGAGCTGCCTTTCGTTAAGCGTGCAGGAGCTCGCCCAAGCCACCTTCACCTCGCATTCCACCGTCGTTCGGCTTACGCAGAAATTGGGATTAACGGGATTCAAGGAATTCAAAATCAAACTGGCTCGCGAATTGCAGGACAATCTCCATCAAATCAACAGCGTAGATGCCAATATGCCTTTCCAACTGTACGAATCACCGATTCAGATCTCCAAGGATATCGCGGAATTGATGAAGGAAACGATCGACAGAACCTTTGCCATGCTGGATGGCGAATTGTTGAATCGGTCAGCCCTCTTGTTACACAAGGCGAAGCGGATTCTGATTTTTGCGCTGGGCGACTCACTGATTCGAGCCAAGAGCTTTCAGAACAGAATGTACAAAATCAACCAGTACGTCGTCATTGCGACCGAAGTTTCGGACTGGGCTTACCATATGGTGAACATGACTTCTGAGGATTGCGCCATTTTTTTGACGTATCACAACAAATCCCCGATCTTCCTGAAGGCTGCACGACATTTCCGTCATATCCGCACGCCGACGGTCACTATTACTGCGTCCATCCAAAGCGAGCTGGCTCGGCTTAGCACGATATGCATTCAGGTACCGAATGATGAAGTGCATCACGCCAAGATCGGCACCTTCTCTTCGCAAATCGCGCTCGAATATGCGCTTAATGCGTTGTATTCTTGTATTTACCAGATCAATTATGCCAATCACAAGCAAGCGATGTTGGACTCTGTGGCGATTTTTCGCTCCTTTGATATGATGAATGATGTATAG
- a CDS encoding Ger(x)C family spore germination protein: MKKKRIGLFFFSLAVLLSGCWDQDSLKDARLANASAYDLTDQGEIQQTLEIVNDFEGNQGNNDNEVHSAAGRSVRQSTDRIRTKVTGDVRFFKYGLIMYGKKLAQHDIYPYLDVLYREPDYPTSHVKLAIVDGLAGKVLEQKKVGNLMVGEFIIRKIKSLEDLCVFPEMTLEKLLPPMLDPGQDFVLPYLALEGEDIAAQGIAMFHGQKFTGSLDTEQSVLYVLLSGKWNKTARFVKKVNSGPDNDPRNYVTYEANTQRIKRKLKVGVDQEGRINVSLKLKLPVTVVEYADDHVQQQNTIQRLNRELSEQMTQDARQIIQKLQQGGCDAFGIGRQLIAHHPALWKSLDWNDAYANVRFQPEVSVDIIGSGVLN; the protein is encoded by the coding sequence ATGAAGAAAAAAAGAATCGGGCTCTTCTTTTTCTCCTTGGCTGTGCTCCTGAGCGGGTGCTGGGATCAGGACAGCTTGAAGGATGCCCGGCTGGCAAACGCTTCGGCCTATGATCTTACCGACCAAGGCGAAATCCAACAGACATTGGAAATCGTGAATGACTTTGAAGGCAATCAAGGAAACAACGACAACGAGGTCCATTCAGCGGCGGGAAGATCGGTTCGTCAGAGCACGGACCGAATTCGTACCAAAGTTACGGGAGATGTTCGCTTTTTTAAATACGGCCTGATCATGTATGGCAAGAAATTGGCCCAGCATGATATTTATCCATATCTGGATGTCCTCTATCGCGAGCCGGATTACCCCACGTCCCATGTAAAATTGGCGATCGTGGACGGCCTGGCCGGAAAGGTCCTTGAACAGAAAAAGGTGGGCAACCTGATGGTCGGGGAATTTATCATCCGGAAAATCAAGAGCCTGGAGGATTTGTGCGTTTTTCCGGAGATGACGCTGGAAAAGTTATTGCCGCCCATGCTCGATCCCGGTCAGGATTTCGTCCTGCCTTATCTGGCATTGGAGGGCGAGGATATCGCGGCACAGGGCATTGCCATGTTCCATGGTCAAAAGTTCACGGGCAGCCTGGATACCGAGCAGTCCGTATTATACGTGCTATTAAGCGGAAAGTGGAACAAAACTGCTCGCTTTGTCAAAAAGGTGAATTCAGGTCCGGACAATGATCCCCGAAATTACGTGACCTATGAAGCGAATACACAACGGATCAAACGAAAGCTGAAAGTGGGCGTCGATCAGGAAGGCCGCATTAACGTCAGTCTGAAACTGAAGCTGCCGGTAACCGTCGTGGAATATGCGGACGACCACGTGCAGCAGCAGAATACGATCCAACGACTGAACCGGGAGCTCTCCGAGCAAATGACACAAGATGCGAGGCAGATCATCCAGAAGCTTCAGCAGGGCGGCTGCGACGCATTCGGCATTGGCAGGCAGCTGATCGCCCACCATCCGGCATTATGGAAGAGCCTCGACTGGAACGATGCTTATGCCAACGTTCGGTTTCAACCCGAGGTTTCGGTAGATATTATTGGCAGCGGCGTACTGAACTAG
- a CDS encoding AraC family transcriptional regulator — protein sequence MMEELQAQRRELAELIARQCAHEGANQTKLPTLHFIRYSKTTEPHYGVYRTSFCFIASGSKEILLAQERYVYTPSDYLIASMNLPVVGQIINASPEEPYLTFRLDFKPDQILEVLNESGLQPVAKENSKRALFVGQMERDLLDSVLRLARLLDRPQDIPFLSPMMIREILYRLLQGPYGSRLAQIALEGSSTYHIREAIEHIVRHYADPLRVDELAELANMSVSSFHRHFKEVTGMSPLQYLKEMRLQEARRLLLSESAGAADVAFRVGYESPSQFSREYARMFGAPPKTDIRNLKEKYEHTITL from the coding sequence ATGATGGAGGAACTACAGGCGCAGCGACGTGAGCTGGCTGAACTGATCGCCAGACAATGTGCGCATGAAGGAGCGAATCAGACCAAGCTCCCGACCTTGCATTTCATCCGTTATTCCAAGACAACCGAGCCGCATTATGGCGTTTATCGAACCAGTTTTTGCTTCATCGCGAGCGGTTCGAAAGAAATATTGCTGGCACAGGAGCGTTATGTATACACGCCCTCCGATTATTTGATTGCTTCCATGAACTTGCCCGTCGTTGGGCAGATCATTAATGCTTCACCGGAGGAGCCATATTTGACCTTCAGGCTTGACTTCAAGCCTGACCAGATCCTGGAAGTGCTGAACGAGTCGGGATTACAGCCCGTGGCCAAGGAAAATTCGAAACGCGCCCTTTTCGTCGGACAAATGGAACGCGATTTGCTGGATTCGGTACTGCGGCTGGCGCGTTTGCTCGATCGTCCCCAAGATATCCCGTTTCTCTCCCCCATGATGATCAGGGAAATTCTGTATCGCCTGCTGCAGGGTCCATATGGAAGCCGGCTGGCACAAATTGCTTTGGAAGGCAGCAGTACGTACCATATCCGGGAAGCGATTGAACATATCGTTCGCCACTATGCCGACCCGCTGCGGGTCGATGAACTGGCCGAGCTTGCCAATATGAGCGTGTCGTCGTTTCACCGTCATTTCAAAGAAGTCACGGGTATGAGCCCCTTGCAATACTTGAAGGAAATGCGTCTGCAGGAGGCGCGAAGGCTGTTGCTGTCCGAGTCGGCCGGAGCGGCCGATGTGGCCTTTCGCGTCGGGTACGAGAGTCCGTCGCAATTCAGCCGTGAATATGCCCGGATGTTTGGAGCGCCACCCAAGACGGATATACGAAACCTGAAGGAAAAATACGAGCATACGATAACGTTGTAA
- a CDS encoding MFS transporter yields the protein MSTLQKSARFPLFILMLNLFIALLGQGMVIPILPEYLKQFGAGGTAAGYLIAAFGAAQFIFSPIGGQLSDRFGRKKMIMAGLFLTVISDLMFAVSSTLPLLYLARFIGGIGLGLMVPSNMAYVADITTHETRAKGMGYLGAAMNLGMVLGPGLGGIIAEWGIRMPYFFASGLGLLATLLTIFMPETLTPDKRKVPQPSKGRETMGKQIAQSFRTPYFRYLLLILVMTFGLVNYETVYALFVEQKYGFDAAKISIIITVGAVIGIIVQVWLLDRFIRRMGEIKLIRLSLIVTPIALVLMLVKINLAYLLVVSALFFAFNAFLRPTVSTLISKAAGDRQGYASGLNTTYTSLGNILGPVLAGSLFDKNINIPYIFGAIILLASLSLTIKARSLKKGNLLEHE from the coding sequence ATGAGCACTTTGCAGAAATCAGCCCGCTTCCCCCTGTTCATTCTGATGCTAAATTTGTTTATCGCTTTGCTGGGGCAGGGCATGGTCATTCCCATCCTGCCGGAGTATCTGAAGCAATTTGGCGCCGGCGGAACGGCTGCCGGTTATTTGATCGCCGCCTTTGGCGCGGCCCAATTTATTTTTTCGCCGATCGGCGGGCAATTGTCTGACCGGTTCGGACGGAAAAAGATGATTATGGCCGGATTATTCCTCACCGTAATCTCGGATCTGATGTTTGCGGTATCCTCCACGCTGCCTTTATTGTATCTCGCCCGATTTATCGGAGGCATCGGTCTCGGGCTCATGGTACCGTCCAACATGGCCTATGTTGCCGACATTACGACCCATGAAACGCGGGCCAAAGGCATGGGTTATTTGGGTGCTGCCATGAATTTGGGGATGGTGCTGGGACCTGGACTCGGCGGCATCATTGCCGAATGGGGCATTCGCATGCCCTACTTCTTCGCTTCCGGTCTGGGATTGCTGGCGACGCTGCTAACGATCTTTATGCCGGAGACGCTAACCCCTGACAAAAGAAAAGTCCCGCAGCCGTCAAAGGGCCGCGAGACGATGGGCAAACAGATTGCACAGTCTTTCCGAACGCCGTATTTCCGTTACCTGTTGTTAATTCTGGTCATGACCTTTGGTCTCGTCAATTACGAAACGGTATACGCCCTGTTCGTGGAGCAGAAATACGGCTTTGACGCTGCCAAAATATCCATCATCATTACCGTCGGCGCCGTCATCGGCATCATCGTTCAAGTCTGGCTGCTGGATCGGTTCATTCGGCGCATGGGCGAAATCAAGCTGATCCGCTTGTCTTTGATCGTCACCCCGATCGCACTGGTGCTGATGCTCGTCAAAATTAATCTCGCTTACTTGCTGGTTGTATCCGCACTATTCTTTGCGTTTAACGCCTTTTTGCGGCCTACGGTCAGCACGTTAATCTCCAAGGCGGCAGGCGACCGGCAAGGTTATGCTTCGGGCTTAAATACGACGTATACCAGCTTGGGCAACATTCTGGGTCCCGTTTTGGCAGGGTCCTTGTTTGACAAAAACATAAATATTCCCTATATTTTTGGTGCAATCATCCTTCTGGCCTCCCTGTCCTTAACGATTAAGGCAAGGAGCCTGAAGAAAGGAAACCTTCTCGAACATGAGTGA
- a CDS encoding spore germination protein → MNKPHFAVAALADNVAFIEQQLFHTDDLVKHAVVLHDTPGMLLYIDSLVDQEVVQTHILGDLYDSSNDSHSHNMFTTLGSSKDNDLQTAVEALIQGNCAFILDGICEFYILSSEKWYARSTAEPENEGVIRGPHNGFVEPLQVNLNLVRKQLTSPSLIVRYHTVGSKTRTKVAVVYVQDLADPELVEKVQHRIQSIDSDMVMPPGFIQEFMEDNPYSLFPQQLSTERPDRVVAHLMEGRVAIIADGSPSALIAPVTFFAFYQSPDDYHGRWLISSFLRFIRMVSFMIAFTLPAVYIATITFHWAILPLELAHTIKKSLQNIPFPALVEAMLLELIFEVLREAGVRLPSRVGQTIGIVGGLVIGDAIVRAGLVSYTMIIVVSLTAISSFLIPSHEMSSAVRILRFPMMVAAAIFGYIGISFGLVILTIHLCKLETFGTPYFAPLAPFRLADMKDVMIRFPIWALRGRPHGTQAQKLKQQDFPRSWKRRE, encoded by the coding sequence ATGAACAAACCACATTTCGCTGTTGCAGCATTAGCCGACAACGTTGCTTTCATTGAACAGCAGCTCTTTCACACCGATGATCTGGTCAAACACGCCGTTGTGCTTCATGACACGCCAGGCATGCTCCTGTATATCGACTCGTTGGTCGATCAGGAAGTGGTTCAGACCCATATTTTGGGCGACTTGTACGATTCCTCGAATGATTCGCATTCCCATAACATGTTCACAACGCTCGGCAGCAGCAAGGATAACGATCTGCAAACCGCCGTCGAAGCTCTCATTCAGGGAAACTGCGCCTTCATTTTAGACGGAATTTGCGAATTCTACATCCTCAGCTCCGAAAAATGGTATGCCCGCAGCACGGCGGAGCCAGAGAATGAAGGTGTCATTCGTGGACCTCATAACGGATTCGTTGAACCTTTGCAAGTCAATCTGAATTTGGTACGCAAACAGCTTACCAGCCCTTCCCTGATCGTTCGATACCATACGGTCGGTTCCAAAACCCGTACCAAGGTTGCGGTGGTATACGTTCAGGATCTGGCCGACCCTGAACTTGTAGAAAAAGTGCAGCACCGTATCCAATCCATTGACTCGGATATGGTCATGCCGCCGGGATTCATACAGGAATTCATGGAAGACAACCCGTATTCTTTGTTTCCGCAGCAGCTCAGCACGGAACGTCCGGACCGGGTCGTGGCCCATCTTATGGAAGGGCGCGTAGCCATCATTGCGGACGGCAGTCCATCGGCGCTGATCGCTCCGGTCACGTTCTTTGCCTTCTACCAAAGCCCGGACGATTACCATGGACGCTGGCTGATCAGTTCATTTCTCAGATTCATTCGCATGGTCAGCTTCATGATCGCGTTTACGCTGCCTGCGGTGTACATCGCCACCATTACCTTTCATTGGGCCATTTTGCCGCTGGAGCTTGCCCATACGATCAAAAAATCGCTTCAAAATATTCCTTTCCCCGCCTTGGTGGAAGCGATGCTGCTTGAACTGATTTTTGAAGTGCTGCGGGAAGCCGGTGTGCGGCTGCCCAGCCGCGTCGGGCAAACGATCGGCATTGTAGGCGGTTTGGTCATCGGGGATGCCATCGTTCGTGCCGGTCTGGTCTCCTATACGATGATTATCGTGGTTTCGCTGACGGCCATTTCGTCTTTCCTGATTCCGTCCCATGAAATGAGCTCCGCCGTGCGCATCCTTCGCTTCCCCATGATGGTGGCTGCAGCCATTTTCGGATATATTGGCATCTCGTTTGGCTTGGTTATCCTTACGATCCATCTGTGCAAACTGGAAACGTTCGGCACGCCCTATTTCGCGCCGCTCGCCCCTTTTCGCCTGGCCGACATGAAAGACGTCATGATTCGTTTCCCGATTTGGGCGCTTCGGGGGAGGCCGCATGGCACGCAAGCCCAAAAGCTGAAGCAACAAGACTTCCCTAGGAGTTGGAAGCGTCGTGAATAA